A single Blastococcus colisei DNA region contains:
- a CDS encoding M20 family metallo-hydrolase: MYAERAGEDPSLPCVLMGSHIDTVATGGAFDGTLGVLGGIEVMRALDEAGIRTRRSIEVGFFTEEEGVRFGTDMLGSAVTAGRLPLEYAHNLTDADGARVEDELVRIGFDGDTPEIRPVPHAYIECHIEQGPILANAGVDVGIVTGVQAISWQRLTINGAAAHAGTTPIEARQDAGLAAAEVVVEIRRMCDSGRFGRLRGTVGNLAVQPAQTNVIPSEAVLTVDLRNPDDDLMTAAEKHLAAFVDDLQRRHGATATWERMAKTGMVPFSETIQDVIAASAERLGLPYVMAMSGAGHDAQEIAATCPTAMVFVAGEHGGISHTPREYSRPDACGNGIDVLANAILALAEPVDTDPAA, translated from the coding sequence GTGTACGCCGAGCGCGCCGGGGAGGACCCGTCGCTGCCCTGCGTCCTCATGGGCAGCCACATCGACACCGTCGCCACCGGCGGCGCGTTCGACGGCACGCTCGGCGTGCTGGGCGGCATCGAGGTCATGCGCGCCCTCGACGAGGCGGGCATCCGCACCCGGCGCTCGATCGAGGTCGGCTTCTTCACCGAGGAGGAGGGAGTGCGATTCGGCACCGACATGCTCGGCTCGGCGGTCACGGCCGGGCGACTCCCCCTCGAGTACGCGCACAACCTCACCGACGCCGACGGTGCCAGGGTCGAGGACGAGCTCGTCCGGATCGGCTTCGACGGGGACACGCCGGAGATCCGGCCGGTCCCCCACGCCTACATCGAGTGCCACATCGAGCAGGGCCCGATCCTGGCCAACGCGGGCGTGGACGTCGGGATCGTCACCGGCGTCCAGGCGATCTCCTGGCAGCGTCTCACCATCAATGGGGCCGCCGCGCACGCCGGCACCACGCCGATCGAGGCGCGCCAGGACGCCGGCCTCGCCGCGGCCGAGGTCGTCGTCGAGATCCGGCGGATGTGCGACAGCGGACGGTTCGGCCGGCTGCGTGGCACCGTCGGCAACCTCGCCGTGCAGCCCGCGCAGACCAACGTCATCCCGTCCGAGGCCGTCCTCACCGTCGACCTGCGCAATCCCGATGACGACCTCATGACCGCCGCCGAGAAGCATCTCGCCGCGTTCGTCGACGACCTGCAGCGGCGCCACGGGGCCACCGCCACGTGGGAGCGGATGGCGAAGACGGGCATGGTGCCGTTCTCCGAGACGATCCAGGACGTCATCGCGGCCAGCGCCGAGCGGCTCGGCCTGCCCTACGTGATGGCGATGTCCGGCGCCGGCCACGACGCCCAGGAGATCGCCGCCACCTGCCCCACCGCGATGGTCTTCGTCGCCGGCGAGCACGGCGGGATCAGCCACACGCCCCGCGAGTACTCCCGACCCGACGCGTGCGGAAACGGCATCGACGTCCTCGCCAATGCCATCCTCGCCCTCGCCGAACCCGTCGACACCGATCCCGCCGCATGA
- a CDS encoding amidohydrolase has product MSQDLAARVRRWRHDLHQIPETGLQEHRTGDYLATELEAMGVEVTRGIGGTGLVATLRRDEAGTTGRPAIALCADMDGLPLAERGDRPYRSRHDGVMHACGHDGHMAMVLGAGHVLAAEGGFTGAVHLVFQPAEEHGLGAEAMIADGLFDRFPVEAIFGLHNMPGHPAGRISTRAGALMAGEDNFEILVTGRGGHAARPQMVIDPIVVAAQIVLALQTAVSRNLDPADPAVVSCTEITTDGARNAIPGEVVIRGDTRSFTPGVRAVLEQRIREISAGISAAHGASCAVTYTHEFEPTVNEPAATVLALTAAALTVPDDQVDPDTAPWTASEDFGAFLREVPGCFALLGTGEAGAAGGTPLHSPDYDFNDDVLETGVAYFVNLVRTALPTGGPTGTPVRPEPPAPQGPR; this is encoded by the coding sequence ATGAGTCAGGACCTCGCCGCACGAGTGCGCCGCTGGCGCCACGACCTGCACCAGATCCCCGAGACCGGTCTGCAGGAGCACCGCACCGGCGACTACCTGGCCACCGAGCTGGAGGCCATGGGCGTCGAGGTCACCCGCGGCATCGGCGGGACCGGCCTGGTCGCCACCCTCCGCCGCGACGAGGCGGGCACCACCGGCCGGCCTGCGATCGCCCTGTGCGCCGACATGGACGGGCTCCCGCTTGCCGAGCGCGGCGACCGCCCGTACCGGTCGCGGCACGACGGCGTCATGCATGCCTGCGGCCACGACGGCCACATGGCCATGGTCCTCGGCGCCGGGCACGTCCTGGCCGCCGAGGGCGGCTTCACCGGTGCCGTCCACCTGGTGTTCCAGCCCGCCGAGGAGCACGGGCTCGGAGCCGAGGCGATGATCGCCGACGGGCTGTTCGACCGGTTCCCCGTCGAGGCCATCTTCGGGTTGCACAACATGCCCGGTCATCCCGCGGGCCGGATCAGCACCCGCGCGGGCGCCCTGATGGCCGGCGAGGACAACTTCGAGATCCTCGTCACCGGCCGCGGCGGGCACGCCGCCCGGCCACAGATGGTCATCGACCCCATCGTCGTCGCCGCCCAGATCGTGCTGGCGCTGCAGACCGCCGTGTCCCGCAACCTCGACCCCGCCGACCCCGCCGTCGTCTCGTGCACCGAGATCACCACCGACGGCGCACGCAACGCCATCCCCGGGGAGGTCGTCATCCGGGGCGACACCCGCAGCTTCACACCCGGCGTGCGTGCCGTCCTCGAGCAGCGCATCCGCGAGATCTCCGCGGGCATCAGCGCCGCGCACGGAGCCAGCTGCGCGGTCACCTACACCCATGAGTTCGAACCCACCGTCAACGAGCCGGCCGCCACCGTCCTGGCCCTCACCGCCGCCGCACTCACCGTTCCCGACGATCAGGTCGATCCCGACACCGCACCGTGGACGGCAAGCGAGGACTTCGGCGCCTTCCTCCGCGAGGTCCCCGGCTGCTTCGCCCTCCTCGGCACCGGCGAGGCCGGCGCCGCCGGCGGCACCCCGCTGCACAGCCCGGACTACGACTTCAACGACGACGTCCTCGAGACCGGTGTCGCGTACTTCGTCAACCTCGTCCGCACCGCCCTGCCCACCGGCGGCCCGACCGGTACGCCCGTCCGTCCAGAGCCGCCCGCCCCCCAGGGACCCCGATGA
- a CDS encoding pyridoxal-phosphate dependent enzyme, with the protein MTTSEPMSASSDDPGDGTWFLNPGRYPAWTCPAPPPDVRDFHRTLPGYAPTGLADLPALARELGVAHVVAKDESNRLGLPAFKGLGASWAIHRALSGRTGSGAGEHVTIVTATDGNHGRAVARFARLFGHRADVFVPDGVHPAAVQAIHDEGAQVSQLAGTYDEAVHAAATHAAQHDDRLLVQDTAWDGYEDVPNWIVDGYSTLFAEIDDQLRARELTRPDLVVVPTGVGSLLQAALAHYRSNPDLLATSVVSAEPVHAACVLASVTAGRPVAVGTGPTAMAGLNCGTVSTLAWPYIAPGLDACVTVTDAQAARAARDLQALGVPTGPCGAAPLAAVRTLNAVAGQGRSSSPGRSLDLSPTATVVLLVTEGTAANPGLLPTGSAE; encoded by the coding sequence ATGACGACCTCCGAGCCCATGTCCGCGTCGAGCGACGACCCCGGAGACGGGACGTGGTTCCTCAACCCCGGCCGCTACCCGGCCTGGACATGCCCGGCCCCGCCCCCCGACGTCCGGGACTTCCACCGCACACTGCCGGGCTACGCACCGACCGGCCTGGCCGACCTGCCTGCCCTCGCCCGGGAGTTGGGAGTGGCCCACGTCGTCGCGAAGGACGAGTCCAACCGCCTCGGATTGCCGGCGTTCAAGGGGCTGGGCGCGTCCTGGGCCATCCACCGCGCGTTGAGCGGCCGCACCGGAAGCGGCGCGGGTGAGCACGTCACGATCGTCACCGCGACCGACGGCAACCACGGCCGCGCCGTCGCCCGGTTCGCACGACTGTTCGGCCACCGCGCGGACGTCTTCGTGCCCGACGGCGTGCACCCGGCGGCGGTGCAGGCCATCCATGACGAAGGCGCCCAGGTCAGCCAGCTCGCCGGGACCTACGACGAAGCCGTGCACGCGGCGGCCACCCACGCGGCCCAGCACGACGACCGTCTGCTCGTGCAGGACACCGCCTGGGACGGCTACGAGGACGTCCCCAACTGGATCGTCGACGGGTACTCCACCCTCTTCGCCGAGATCGACGACCAGCTCCGGGCCCGCGAACTGACCCGGCCCGACCTCGTCGTCGTCCCCACCGGTGTCGGCTCCCTCCTGCAGGCGGCCCTGGCCCACTACCGCAGCAACCCGGACCTGCTCGCCACGTCGGTCGTCTCGGCCGAACCCGTCCACGCGGCCTGCGTCCTCGCCAGCGTCACCGCCGGCCGGCCGGTCGCCGTGGGCACCGGACCGACCGCCATGGCCGGCCTCAACTGCGGCACCGTATCCACGCTCGCCTGGCCGTACATCGCCCCGGGTCTCGACGCCTGCGTCACCGTCACCGACGCCCAGGCGGCCCGGGCCGCCCGGGACCTGCAAGCCCTCGGCGTCCCGACCGGCCCCTGCGGGGCCGCACCGCTGGCCGCGGTGCGGACGCTCAACGCCGTCGCAGGGCAGGGACGCAGCAGCTCCCCCGGGAGGTCGCTCGACCTCTCCCCCACCGCCACGGTCGTCCTGCTCGTCACCGAGGGCACCGCAGCCAATCCGGGACTCCTCCCCACCGGGAGCGCCGAATGA
- a CDS encoding peroxidase-related enzyme (This protein belongs to a clade of uncharacterized proteins related to peroxidases such as the alkylhydroperoxidase AhpD.): MSRVMWFFTPPEESSLPERLQGLFQKARESVGFVPNVFRAYSYRPERLSAWFGHFKQLHVSTEHLDEADREMIAVVVSAWNRCSYCIVAHGHALRVALDDQVQADLIAINWRHAGLDQRRTAICEFAEKLTATPHEMAERDLHRLRDVGLTDEEVWDVAEIASMYNFTNRMALALDQRPNEEYHRLDR, from the coding sequence ATGTCGCGCGTGATGTGGTTCTTCACCCCTCCGGAGGAGTCATCCCTGCCGGAGCGCCTGCAGGGCTTGTTCCAGAAGGCGCGCGAATCAGTGGGCTTCGTCCCCAACGTCTTTCGCGCATACAGCTACCGACCAGAGCGGTTGTCAGCGTGGTTCGGCCACTTCAAGCAGCTGCACGTGTCCACGGAGCATCTCGACGAAGCCGACCGGGAGATGATCGCGGTCGTCGTCAGCGCCTGGAACCGGTGCTCCTATTGCATCGTCGCCCATGGGCACGCTCTCCGCGTCGCTCTGGACGATCAGGTGCAGGCCGACCTGATCGCGATCAACTGGCGCCATGCGGGCCTCGACCAACGCCGCACCGCCATCTGCGAGTTCGCCGAGAAGCTCACCGCGACCCCTCACGAGATGGCCGAAAGAGATCTGCACAGGTTGCGCGACGTCGGGCTGACCGACGAAGAGGTGTGGGACGTCGCGGAGATCGCATCGATGTACAACTTCACCAACCGCATGGCGCTTGCCCTCGACCAACGACCGAACGAGGAGTACCACCGGCTCGACCGCTGA
- a CDS encoding NADH-quinone oxidoreductase subunit N — MSGGGERVLALLPELLLLLGAVGGLLLGLWTPQHRQWRVRLLVTAACLASAIAAAVALFEPAERVFEGTWVVDTTTGVVRIVVALGVAVLVWLASASLAGHPRETEAYVLMLLGGLGSIALAASGDLLLLVAGYLLASVPLYALAGFAKDSAGVEATMKYYLMGAFVGVLMLVGVAALVLAAGTTGYLDLAALLPEASPALLAVGVLGVLAGVAFKAGAVPVHFWVPDVTAGTTPPMAAYITTIPKIGAVAAAFRLLAELFAGVPLDVPLLVAVIAAVSMTLGNLAAFSQTDVLRLLAYSTVSQVGYLFMVVAVAARTDLAVPALAVYLAGYAVTNIGAFAAVAATPAARTITDWATAVGRHRWLVVSLAVCLLGLVGTPPTAVFIGKLAVFVAAWDGDLIWLVVVAAINTVASLFYYLRWIAPAFAGIPAAPSAGEGAPGSGPRTAAGTAQRLQRHPVIILHMAAVVSLLLGLGAGMWVGVATSGT; from the coding sequence ATGTCGGGGGGCGGCGAGCGGGTGCTCGCCCTGCTTCCCGAACTGCTCCTGCTTCTCGGCGCCGTCGGCGGCCTGCTGCTGGGCCTCTGGACGCCGCAGCACCGGCAGTGGCGGGTCCGGCTCCTGGTCACCGCAGCGTGCCTGGCCAGTGCGATCGCCGCTGCTGTCGCGCTGTTCGAGCCGGCGGAGCGGGTGTTCGAGGGCACCTGGGTCGTCGACACCACCACCGGCGTCGTCCGGATCGTGGTCGCTCTCGGTGTGGCTGTCCTGGTCTGGTTGGCGTCGGCCTCGCTGGCCGGACATCCGCGGGAGACCGAGGCCTACGTCCTCATGCTGCTCGGTGGGCTCGGCAGCATCGCGCTGGCCGCTAGCGGCGACCTGCTGCTGTTGGTCGCCGGCTACCTGCTGGCCAGCGTCCCGCTGTATGCGCTGGCCGGCTTCGCCAAGGACTCCGCCGGTGTCGAGGCGACGATGAAGTACTACCTCATGGGTGCCTTCGTGGGCGTGCTGATGCTCGTCGGCGTCGCCGCCCTGGTGCTCGCCGCCGGCACGACCGGCTACCTCGACCTCGCCGCGCTGCTCCCGGAGGCATCGCCGGCGCTGCTCGCGGTGGGCGTCCTCGGCGTGCTCGCCGGGGTCGCCTTCAAGGCCGGTGCGGTCCCGGTGCACTTCTGGGTTCCCGACGTCACGGCCGGCACCACCCCGCCGATGGCCGCCTACATCACCACGATTCCCAAGATCGGCGCGGTCGCCGCCGCGTTCCGGCTGCTCGCGGAGCTTTTCGCCGGCGTCCCGCTCGACGTGCCCTTACTGGTCGCCGTCATCGCCGCGGTCAGCATGACCCTGGGCAACCTGGCCGCCTTCAGCCAGACCGACGTCCTGCGGCTGCTGGCCTACTCGACGGTCAGCCAGGTGGGCTACCTGTTCATGGTCGTCGCCGTAGCAGCCCGCACCGACCTCGCCGTCCCGGCCCTGGCGGTCTATCTGGCCGGCTACGCCGTGACCAACATCGGCGCGTTCGCCGCCGTTGCGGCCACCCCCGCAGCGCGCACGATCACCGACTGGGCCACTGCGGTCGGGCGCCACCGCTGGCTGGTGGTGAGCCTCGCCGTGTGCCTCCTGGGCCTGGTCGGGACGCCACCGACCGCGGTCTTCATCGGCAAGCTGGCCGTCTTCGTTGCGGCGTGGGACGGGGATCTGATCTGGCTGGTCGTCGTCGCGGCGATCAACACCGTCGCCAGCCTCTTCTACTACCTGCGGTGGATCGCCCCGGCGTTCGCCGGGATACCTGCCGCACCCTCGGCGGGGGAGGGAGCGCCCGGCAGCGGTCCGCGTACCGCTGCCGGCACGGCACAGAGGCTCCAACGCCATCCTGTGATCATCCTTCATATGGCCGCCGTGGTCTCGCTGCTCTTGGGGCTGGGGGCTGGCATGTGGGTAGGTGTGGCGACGAGCGGAACATGA
- a CDS encoding complex I subunit 4 family protein: MLLTVVIFLPLLAAGVLLAVPRIPSRAAIGVWVAASAVDLALVGWMSWRFEPGEGASGVVDGLAYEVNLQWIPTVDAGYHVGVDGLSLPLLALTGVLFLACAIYSLREPDRPHTYAALFLFLQTACLGTFASLDLILFFVFFDLSIVGMYFVIAGWGHGNARRSALKFFLYTFIGSLALLVGFIGLFLGSEERTFDMVALAANPPLADSPVAGGLVLLAIGLGLAVKTPLFPFHTWLPDAHTDAPAAGSAVLAGILLKLGTYGFVRIAMPILPDAWQRWAMVAVVVGVISVLWGAFVALAQTDVKRMIAYTSVNHMGYVLLGLGAAGLVASADEEARIVATVGAMYQMVSHGLLTGALFLLSGVLWSRGHTYAFDRWGGLARPAPVFAACFAVAAFGSLGLPGFSGFIAEFQVFTGALQAAPVATVIAVIGILVTAGLFLLALQRLLAGDTAVPSEADPDTTEEGPDLDRPDGTTATAIRPRTATRMQDLRGHEVASVVPLLVLAVILGLVPRVLLDVLEPAAMAVVELVGR; this comes from the coding sequence GTGCTGCTGACCGTCGTGATCTTCCTGCCGTTGCTGGCTGCTGGTGTGCTGCTGGCAGTCCCGAGGATCCCCAGTCGCGCGGCGATCGGGGTGTGGGTGGCTGCCTCCGCCGTCGACCTGGCGCTGGTCGGCTGGATGTCGTGGCGCTTCGAGCCCGGCGAGGGCGCCTCGGGAGTCGTCGACGGCCTGGCGTACGAGGTGAATCTGCAGTGGATCCCGACCGTCGATGCGGGCTACCACGTCGGCGTCGACGGGCTCTCGCTGCCGCTGCTGGCCCTGACCGGGGTGCTGTTCCTGGCCTGCGCCATCTACTCACTGCGTGAGCCGGACCGGCCGCACACCTACGCCGCGCTGTTCCTCTTCCTCCAAACCGCCTGCCTGGGCACGTTCGCCTCGCTCGACCTGATCCTGTTCTTCGTCTTCTTCGACCTGTCGATCGTGGGGATGTACTTCGTCATCGCCGGCTGGGGGCACGGCAACGCCCGGCGCAGCGCGCTGAAGTTCTTCCTCTACACCTTCATCGGGTCGCTGGCACTGCTCGTGGGCTTCATCGGGCTGTTCCTCGGCAGTGAGGAGCGCACCTTCGACATGGTGGCGCTGGCCGCGAACCCGCCGCTCGCGGACTCACCGGTCGCCGGCGGCCTGGTCCTGCTGGCGATCGGCCTGGGGCTGGCGGTGAAGACGCCGCTGTTCCCGTTCCACACCTGGCTGCCCGACGCGCACACCGACGCCCCGGCCGCCGGGTCGGCTGTGCTGGCCGGGATCCTGTTGAAGCTCGGCACCTACGGGTTCGTGCGGATCGCCATGCCGATCCTCCCCGATGCCTGGCAGCGGTGGGCCATGGTGGCCGTCGTCGTCGGGGTGATCAGCGTGCTGTGGGGCGCCTTCGTGGCGCTGGCCCAGACCGACGTCAAGCGGATGATCGCCTACACGTCGGTCAACCACATGGGCTACGTGCTGCTCGGCCTGGGCGCGGCCGGCCTGGTCGCCTCCGCCGACGAGGAGGCGCGGATCGTGGCCACGGTCGGGGCGATGTACCAGATGGTCAGCCACGGCCTGCTCACCGGCGCGCTCTTCCTGCTCAGCGGCGTCCTGTGGTCCCGCGGACACACCTACGCCTTCGACCGCTGGGGCGGTCTGGCTCGTCCCGCGCCGGTGTTCGCCGCCTGCTTCGCGGTCGCCGCGTTCGGCTCCCTGGGGCTGCCCGGGTTCTCCGGGTTCATCGCCGAGTTCCAGGTGTTCACCGGCGCGCTGCAGGCGGCGCCGGTGGCCACGGTGATCGCCGTCATCGGCATCCTCGTGACCGCCGGGCTGTTTCTGCTGGCGCTGCAGCGGCTGCTCGCCGGCGACACCGCCGTCCCATCCGAGGCAGACCCCGACACGACGGAGGAGGGCCCGGATCTGGACCGGCCGGACGGCACGACGGCGACCGCCATCCGGCCGCGGACGGCGACCCGGATGCAGGACCTGCGCGGCCACGAGGTGGCCTCGGTCGTCCCGCTGCTGGTACTCGCCGTGATTCTCGGGTTGGTTCCGCGGGTTCTGCTGGACGTGCTGGAGCCGGCCGCCATGGCGGTGGTGGAGTTGGTGGGCCGGTGA
- a CDS encoding NADH-quinone oxidoreductase subunit L yields the protein MSAVLGALVLLPALSGAALLVGGRGADRVAGPLAVAVTAAGVVVAALMAGTRPRLSVPFLGIVEGGDLRLVVDGLSAVLVVLVAGIALLVTVFAVVDLPADAARGRFFGYLLLFVAAMLATVTAATLPTLLLAWEVMGATSYALIAYHWDESGKLAAGTRAFVTTRAGDLGLYVAAGAALAATGSLVLTDLESADGGWADLAAAGVLIAALGKSAQLPFSAWLSAAMQGPSPVSALLHSATMVAAGGYLLIRMQPLLAATGWAATAAAWAGALTALVLGAVAVAQTDLKQLLAASTAAQIGFVVLAAGVGATAGGTAQLVAHAAVKAGLFVAAGAWLTALGTKQLAGLRGAARRYPGMGAAATVAALALAGVPPLSLWATKDEVLAGVDGTALHVVGLAAAAVSAVYAGRILAIVLARPAGDEAFDAEEPGTRRVPGAVSVVAGVLAVFAAGLGVLALPAVAEEVKAVLGVEGEPSPGLGELVFSAVLAVVVLGLTVAVVGARPAVAEQLSRSPLASWAGLRRLLSPRPAMAVARTLAVIDDMLIDRAVMGVAVGARRIAGMAGRADDGVLDGAVSGVAAATRRTAAGSARIDTGVVDGLVRATARAFRRAGSAARRPQTGLLHQYYAQAVVGLGFLLVLLLVVR from the coding sequence ATGAGCGCCGTCCTCGGCGCCCTGGTGCTGCTCCCCGCCCTGAGCGGGGCCGCCTTGCTTGTCGGCGGGCGGGGGGCCGACCGCGTCGCCGGTCCGCTGGCCGTGGCCGTCACCGCGGCAGGTGTGGTGGTGGCTGCGCTGATGGCCGGGACCCGGCCGCGCCTGTCCGTGCCGTTCCTCGGGATCGTCGAAGGCGGGGATCTGCGCCTGGTCGTCGACGGGCTCTCCGCCGTGCTCGTCGTCCTGGTGGCCGGCATCGCCCTGCTGGTCACCGTGTTCGCCGTCGTGGACCTGCCGGCGGATGCCGCTCGGGGGCGGTTCTTCGGCTACCTGCTGCTGTTCGTCGCGGCCATGCTGGCGACGGTCACCGCGGCAACCTTGCCCACGCTTCTGCTGGCCTGGGAGGTCATGGGGGCGACCAGCTATGCGCTCATCGCCTACCACTGGGACGAGTCGGGCAAGCTGGCCGCCGGCACCCGGGCGTTCGTGACCACCCGGGCCGGTGACCTCGGCCTGTACGTCGCCGCCGGGGCGGCGCTGGCCGCGACCGGGAGCCTGGTGCTGACTGACCTGGAGAGCGCGGACGGCGGCTGGGCGGACCTGGCCGCCGCCGGCGTGCTGATCGCCGCGCTGGGCAAGTCGGCGCAGCTGCCCTTCTCGGCCTGGCTCTCGGCCGCGATGCAGGGGCCGAGCCCGGTGAGCGCGCTGCTGCACTCGGCCACGATGGTGGCCGCCGGCGGGTACCTGCTCATCCGGATGCAGCCGCTGCTCGCGGCGACGGGTTGGGCCGCGACGGCGGCGGCGTGGGCGGGGGCGTTGACCGCCCTGGTCCTGGGTGCGGTGGCCGTGGCGCAGACCGACCTCAAGCAGCTGCTCGCGGCCAGCACCGCCGCGCAGATCGGCTTCGTCGTCCTCGCCGCCGGGGTGGGCGCCACCGCAGGCGGCACCGCCCAGCTGGTTGCGCACGCCGCGGTCAAAGCCGGACTCTTCGTCGCCGCCGGCGCCTGGCTCACCGCGCTCGGCACCAAGCAACTGGCCGGTCTCCGGGGCGCCGCCCGCCGGTACCCGGGAATGGGGGCAGCGGCCACCGTCGCCGCCCTCGCCCTGGCCGGCGTGCCGCCGCTGTCGCTGTGGGCCACCAAGGACGAGGTACTCGCCGGTGTCGACGGAACAGCGCTGCACGTGGTCGGCCTGGCCGCCGCCGCGGTGTCGGCTGTCTACGCAGGACGGATCCTCGCCATCGTCCTCGCCCGACCGGCCGGGGACGAGGCGTTCGACGCAGAGGAGCCGGGCACCCGGCGCGTGCCCGGCGCCGTCAGCGTCGTCGCCGGCGTGCTGGCCGTGTTCGCCGCCGGGCTTGGTGTGCTCGCGCTGCCGGCCGTGGCAGAAGAAGTCAAGGCGGTCCTGGGCGTGGAAGGGGAGCCGTCTCCGGGGCTGGGGGAGCTGGTGTTCTCCGCGGTTCTGGCGGTGGTGGTGCTGGGACTGACCGTCGCGGTGGTCGGGGCCCGCCCCGCCGTCGCGGAGCAGCTGTCCCGGAGTCCGCTCGCGTCGTGGGCCGGGCTGAGACGACTGCTGTCGCCCCGGCCGGCCATGGCGGTCGCCCGCACCCTGGCAGTCATCGACGACATGCTGATCGACCGGGCGGTCATGGGTGTGGCCGTCGGAGCCCGGCGGATTGCGGGCATGGCAGGCCGGGCGGATGACGGCGTCCTGGACGGCGCGGTGTCCGGCGTCGCCGCGGCGACCCGCCGCACCGCGGCCGGCTCCGCGCGGATCGACACCGGCGTGGTGGACGGCCTCGTACGTGCAACGGCGAGGGCGTTCCGCCGCGCGGGGAGCGCCGCCCGCCGCCCACAGACCGGGCTGCTGCACCAGTACTACGCCCAGGCCGTCGTCGGTCTGGGGTTCCTGCTCGTCCTCCTGCTCGTGGTGAGGTAG
- a CDS encoding NADH-quinone oxidoreductase subunit NuoK, with product MTAEMVLQIVLTVAAGLIGVGLFGALSQQTIVMVMMGLELVLNGVLLAGGAAWYFLAPELPDAQVLVVVALVVMAVEMAMGFAVTVAFYRARQLDMIDMASDLRG from the coding sequence ATGACCGCCGAGATGGTGCTCCAGATCGTGCTGACCGTCGCCGCCGGCCTGATCGGTGTCGGGCTTTTCGGGGCGTTGTCCCAGCAGACGATCGTCATGGTGATGATGGGCCTTGAACTCGTCCTCAACGGCGTCCTGCTGGCCGGGGGAGCGGCCTGGTACTTCCTCGCACCGGAGCTGCCCGACGCCCAGGTGCTGGTCGTCGTGGCGCTGGTGGTCATGGCGGTGGAGATGGCCATGGGCTTCGCCGTCACCGTCGCCTTCTATCGAGCTCGGCAGCTCGACATGATCGACATGGCGTCGGACCTGCGCGGATGA
- a CDS encoding NADH-quinone oxidoreductase subunit J codes for MLTELSGWAIAAVAALGVLSVAAGVAVFVVDSMARATFALLASFLAVAGILLALDLVYLAVVTALMMTIEMAIMAVFMIMFMMNPAGLMPMTMVHNAKGSAVTGAGAFVVLVAGIWTIDWPTRNTSRPADSTRQLGEAIMGSHMLVMLVIGIGLFATILAGTVLATARGRYDRLGPGLDAQRPDDPVAGGLPR; via the coding sequence ATGCTGACCGAGCTCTCCGGCTGGGCGATCGCGGCAGTCGCCGCCCTCGGTGTCCTCTCGGTCGCCGCTGGGGTCGCCGTCTTCGTCGTCGACTCGATGGCACGGGCGACCTTCGCCCTGCTGGCGTCGTTCCTCGCCGTGGCGGGCATCTTGCTCGCCCTCGACCTGGTCTACCTGGCCGTCGTGACGGCACTGATGATGACGATCGAGATGGCGATCATGGCCGTCTTCATGATCATGTTCATGATGAACCCGGCCGGGCTCATGCCGATGACGATGGTGCACAACGCCAAGGGCTCGGCCGTGACGGGTGCGGGTGCGTTCGTCGTCCTCGTCGCCGGCATCTGGACGATCGACTGGCCCACGCGGAACACCTCCCGCCCGGCTGACAGCACCCGCCAGCTCGGCGAGGCGATAATGGGCAGCCACATGCTCGTCATGCTGGTGATCGGCATCGGGCTGTTCGCCACGATCCTGGCCGGCACCGTCCTGGCCACCGCGCGTGGCCGTTACGATCGCCTCGGCCCGGGTCTGGACGCGCAGCGTCCCGACGACCCGGTGGCCGGGGGACTGCCCCGATGA